In Temnothorax longispinosus isolate EJ_2023e chromosome 10, Tlon_JGU_v1, whole genome shotgun sequence, a single window of DNA contains:
- the Cad88c gene encoding cadherin-23 — protein MTSDKQTSSSSWLLRSCKRSRFKIELLYFIFGYLLTYCSARNNPPRFLIDGQTEIVLRLKEGPETPIGSLIYKLRGIDQDNDILTFGVRDQPGSDVIRVENFGFSEANIYLNKLLDRETRDEYALVLTLTDGRLGEGNFITQSLLLLVEDINDNVPVFRPHPTSLTLREDSRPGILTTVEATDADLGAHGQVVYYLQELDGDNNVFSISTVNGKGVIRLVGSLDYERKYLYQLRVLAVDRAINEKVNTGTTAILIKVQDVEDQPPEFIAMTPVARISENVRIGTSVLQVRAVDGDKGINNKVIYSITKGPRYLFDIDATSGVVFTRAQLDREAEENSDGTFILEITVKEVSKINPPPSVSTEVTIILTDVNDETPTFRSMLYHAEINENAPENTPANFIGDAVPEIFDHDLGSNGTFRIFIEGDGGIFDVTPYRGINEAPFLIRVKDSSKLDFEKISVVNFTLVAKEITPVSPKYSAVPVTVFIKDQNDNYPEFTKSIYDVSIPENCAEGTTVAWIQALDGDSGNFGTHGIRYTTLGGSIAHALSMDPLTGVVTVKHPGPSFDRELVSRHYLTVEARDNLGKGNRNAAQLIINIDDVNDNAPIFLQNKYEAVLLENEDHFESPLVVEASDNDLNGTRNSEIVYTLVSSEFSRNFTIDPKRGIVTPTRPLDYEALPINQGHKETIIRQLRLTVRARDMGTPSLTSEVPLIIYLRDVNDNAPVFERALYKRNIPEDLPGGTSIVQVKAWDKDLSSPNNKLVYRIQSGAGDKFVISPETGVIRVAPGSNLDPDLTSPKTTRYNLNVIAIDSGTEIQRTAEVLVNITILDVNNKPPVFIDPGTVTIRENTQVGAYVHRIVAQDPDVAPILRYRVDPNSSEARNEEGTLIKVQEYDYLAALELNAVDGLLRIVKLLDRERVETIRLGLVVEDLAAVRGLQTASATLSIIIEDENDNNPKFRRPFYRRSVTENSKNGVNIAGIVADDADKNRSITYSLQGPKEITELVHLDPETGEMVVANKIDREVYSWLNLTVKATDSGIPPRSSLSEVYVQVLDENDNNPYFISNVSSVTVMENSKIGTEITVIQAADSDSGDYGKITYLLDRISSQGTFAIHSETGSLTVADVLDWENRHSYVLVIEAWDNYQFGYTAGESRNAFKQIQVTVIDVNDNAPKMDIPQDCISISEFHDIRDLIYIIKVKDADDPTTPNGRVMIRITSGNELGLFILEQTDYWTAKIKAAQPLRGKFGNYTLNVEAHDLGTPSNKDNGILKICVTDYNDNPPLFVSPQHNTTIRVPENITIGSTIIQIEARDADTGLNGDVHYRLKQDLAGHWKTFRIDEKTGMISLKLPLDRETQKLYEIRVEAYDLGTPTPLSSDLDLIIYVRNINDFEPQFSVSVFHINFTEEQPPGSEMVLLPETFDNDDVDDLEDPPTQVCYFIVGGNDDELFVLDIYKHELGTAKLLDREQQEEHVLLIKATEDCKTVPENETTFDKTDATLLQVVVRVDDINDNAPQFIKDVFTGGVTTEADFGTQFMHVKAIDADAGDNAVLSYYQVGKIHMTLTEGFEDMQLQPFLVNKDDGAVSLNFDPQRGMKGYFDFMVLVNDTYGLQDTARVFIYLLREDQRVRFVLRQHPPEVRSRIETFQEVLGNVTSAIINVDEYKVHENQDGSVDRTKTDLYLHLVNRRDNSILEVSEVLELVDRNIEKLDNLFKEFNVLDTQPAKPEPIIQYEQAGTTFWLLTLTLFLGALLILCVALCLSQRASFRRQLKAANASPFGASDSEFIRSPGRVPNTNKHSVEGSNPIWMHAYENEWFKSDESFSHTSERDSLDENALNNEEMMNEANTNQRAEDKPYYIEPRVSTISSVESIDIQNNFNRNSPIYSGQNTIVNPLGKKIETTEL, from the exons ATGACGTCGGATAAGCAAACGAGTTCGTCCTCCTGGCTGTTGCGATCATGTAAAAGAAGCCggtttaaaatagaattgttGTACTTCATATTTGGATATTTGTTGACGTATTGCTCGGCTAGAAACAATCCTCCTAGATTTCTTATAGACGGACAAACAGAAATTGTCCTCAGACTGAAGGAGGGGCCTGAGACTCCGATTG gtAGCCTAATTTACAAGCTCAGAGGTATCGATCAAGATAATGATATACTGACTTTTGGCGTTCGAGATCAGCCTGGTAGTGACGTGATTCGAGTCGAAAATTTCGGTTTCAGTGAAGCCAACATTTACTTAAATAAGTTGCTGGACAGAGAG ACAAGAGACGAATATGCACTCGTGTTAACATTGACGGATGGAAGATTGGGGGAGGGAAATTTCATCACGCAAAGTCTGCTGCTTTTGGTCGAGGACATTAATGACAATGTCCCGGTTTTTCGTCCACATCCTACCTCGTTAACACTTCGGGAGGATTCACGCCCGGGTATTTTAACAACGGTGGAAGCTACCGACGCCGATTTGGGTGCTCATGGTCAAGTGGTGTATTACCTTCAGGAGTTGGATGGCGATAACAACGTTTTCAGTATATCGACCGTCAATGGCAAGGGCGTTATACGCTTAGTGGGTTCTTTGGATTACGAACGAAAGTATCTGTATCAACTGCGGGTCTTGGCTGTAGATCGTGCAATAAATgaaaag GTAAATACGGGAACGACGGCGATTTTGATTAAAGTACAGGATGTGGAGGACCAACCGCCGGAATTCATAGCCATGACGCCTGTTGCAAGGATTAGCGAAAATGTCAGGATTGGTACATCTGTTTTACAAG TTCGTGCTGTGGATGGTGATAAGGGGATAAACAACAAGGTGATTTATAGCATTACGAAGGGACCGAGATATCTGTTCGATATTGATGCGACTTCCGGCGTCGTATTCACGAGAGCGCAATTGGATAGAGAGGCCGAGGAAAATAGCGATGGCACTTTCATTCTCGAAATTACAGTTAAGGAAGTGTCGAAGATTAATCCACCGCCATCTGTCAGCACCGAGGTGACCATTATCCTCACCGACGTAAATGACGAAACGCCGACATTTCGAAGTATGCTATACCATGCCGAAATAAACGAGAACGCGCCGGAAAATACGCCAGCCAATTTCATTGGCGATGCTGTACCAGAAATTTTTGATCATGACTTG GGTTCCAATGGCACGTTTCGAATATTTATCGAAGGCGATGGTGGAATATTTGATGTAACACCGTATCGTGGGATTAATGAAGCGCCGTTTTTAATACGCGTTAAGGATTCGAGTAAACtggattttgaaaaaatatctg TGGTAAACTTTACTCTCGTCGCGAAAGAAATCACGCCGGTATCGCCGAAGTATAGCGCGGTACCGGTTACAGTCTTTATAAAGGATCAAAATGATAATTATCCCGAGTTCACGAAAAGTATCTACGACGTGTCGATACCAGAGAATTGCGCCGAGGGCACGACCGTGGCTTGGATACAGGCTTTGGACGGAGACAGCGGTAACTTTGGAACGCATGGAATACGATATACAACTTTAGGCGGTAGCATTGCACATGc ATTGTCGATGGACCCTCTCACCGGCGTGGTAACGGTTAAGCATCCTGGGCCCAGTTTCGATCGAGAACTAGTTTCTCGGCATTATCTCACCGTCGAGGCGCGAGACAATCTTGGAAAAGGGAATCGCAACGCCGCgcaattgataattaatattgatgacGTTAACGACAACGCTCctatatttctacaaaataaatacgagGCAGTGTTGTTGGAGAATGAAGATCACTTTGAGTCGCCTTTGGTCGTCGAAGCGTCCGACAACGATTTAAATG GGACGCGAAACAGTGAGATAGTCTACACTTTGGTATCAAGCGAATTCTCTCGAAATTTCACCATCGATCCGAAACGTGGCATTGTTACACCCACCCGTCCCCTGGATTACGAGGCTCTGCCTATCAATCAGGGACACAAAGAAACGATCATACGTCAGTTAAGATTGACAGTGAGAGCCAGAGATATGGGTACACCGAGTCTGACGTCTGAGGTTCCTCTGATTATTTACTTGAGAGACGTTAACGATAATGCTCCGGTTTTCGAGAGAGCTTTGTATAAGAGAAATATTCCTGAGGATTTGCCAGGTGGCACAAGCATTGTACAA GTGAAAGCTTGGGACAAAGATCTGTCGTCGCCGAATAATAAGTTAGTCTATCGAATTCAGAGCGGAGCCGGAGACAAGTTCGTAATTAGCCCCGAGACAGGCGTGATCCGAGTTGCGCCGGGCTCGAACTTGGATCCGGATCTTACGTCGCCGAAAACCACGAGATACAACTTAAACGTTATCGCCATCGACAGCGGTACGGAAATTCAACGGACGGCCGAGGTTCTCGTGAATATCACGATCCTAGACGTCAATAATAAACCACCCGTTTTCATCGATCCCGGGACTGTCACTATCAGAGAAAACACTCAG GTCGGTGCCTATGTTCATCGCATAGTGGCGCAAGATCCGGATGTAGCGCCGATTCTACGTTATCGCGTAGATCCCAATTCATCGGAGGCACGAAATGAGGAGGGTACTTTGATCAAAGTGCAAGAATATGACTATCTAGCAGCGCTAGAGTTAAACGCGGTGGATGGCTTGCTACGCATAGTAAAGCTATTAGATAGGGAGCGAGTAGAAACCATCAGATTGGGACTTGTTGTCGAGGACTTGGCAGCAGTAAGAGGCTTGCAAACTGCATCCG CCACGCTGAGTATAATTATCGAGGATGAAAATGACAATAATCCAAAGTTTCGGAGACCATTTTATAGGCGTTCTGTTACTGAAAACAGTAAAAATGGTGTCAATATCGCTGGTATTGTTGCCGACGACGCTGATAAAAATCGTAGCATTACGTATTCCTTACAAGGCCCAAAAGAGATCACTGAACTCGTGCATTTAGATCCTGAGACCGGAGAAATGGTCGTCGCTAACAAAATCGACAGAGAAGTGTACTCGTGGCTGAATTTAACTGTTAAAGCCACGGACTCTGGAATTCCACCTCG aTCAAGTTTATCGGAAGTATACGTTCAAGTTTTGGACGAAAACGACAATAATCCGTATTTCATCTCGAATGTCAGTAGTGTAACTGTTATGGAGAATTCAAAAATTGGCACGGAAATCACTGTAATACAGGCGGCAGATTCTGATAGTGGGGATTACGGAAAAATCACTTATCTTTTGGACAGAATATCATCTCAG GGGACTTTCGCCATTCACTCAGAAACAGGATCGCTGACAGTTGCTGATGTCCTGGATTGGGAGAATAGACATAGTTATGTTTTGGTCATAGAAGCGTGGGATAATTATCAATTTGGTTATACAGCAGGGGAGTCTCGAAACGCGTTTAAGCAAATCCA AGTTACAGTCATTGACGTGAATGACAATGCTCCGAAAATGGATATACCTCAAGACTGCATCTCGATATCTGAATTTCATGACATACGGGACTtgatttacattataaaagtgAAGGATGCTGATGATCCGACAACGCCGAATGGACGCGTTATGATCAGGATCACTTCGGGCAACGAATTAG gtttatttatattggaGCAAACTGATTATTGGACAGCAAAGATAAAAGCTGCGCAGCCATTGAGAGGAAAGTTTGGGAATTATACGTTGAACGTTGAAGCACACGATTTGGGAACACCATCTAATAAGGATAAtggaattttgaaaatttgcgTCACAGATTACAACGATAATCCCCCTTTGTTCGTCAGTCCCCAGCACAATACCACTATCCGTGTTCCAGAG AACATAACAATAGGAAGTACGATTATTCAAATTGAGGCGAGAGATGCCGATACGGGATTAAACGGCGATGTGCATTATCGTTTAAAGCAGGATCTCGCGGGCCACTGGAAAACTTTCCGCATCGACGAGAAAACCGGCATGATATCCTTAAAATTACCGCTCGATAGAGAGACGCAAAAATTATACGAG ATACGCGTCGAAGCATACGATTTGGGTACCCCGACGCCTTTAAGTTCAGATCTCgatctaattatttatgtgCGGAATATCAACGATTTCGAGCCGCAATTTTCAGTGAGcgtttttcatattaatttcacGGAGGAACAGCCGCCAGGATCGGAGATGGTGTTACTTCCAGAAACGTTTGACAATGACGACGTTGACGATTTGGAAGATCCTCCCACTCAAGTTTGTTATTTCATAGTTGGCGGAAACGACGACGAACTGTTcgttttagatatttataaacatgaACTTGGC ACTGCTAAATTGCTGGATAGAGAACAGCAAGAAGAACATGTATTACTTATTAAAGCAACGGAGGATTGCAAGACCGTACCGGAAAATGAAACGACATTCGACAAGACTGACGCCACTTTATTACAAGTCGTCGTAAGGGTTGACGACATTAATGATAATGCGccgcaatttattaaagatgtTTTTACGGGTGGTGTTACCACTGAAGCCGACTTTGGCACGCAATTTATGCATGTGAAG GCAATTGACGCGGATGCTGGTGACAATGCTGTACTCAGTTATTATCAAGTAGGCAAAATTCACATGACGTTAACTGAAGGCTTCGAAGATATGCAACTGCAACCTTTTCTAGTAAATAAGGATGATGGAGCAGTGAGTCTGAATTTCGATCCTCAACGAGGGATGAAGGGCTACTTTGATTTCATG gtACTCGTTAACGATACGTATGGCTTGCAAGATACTGCGAGagtttttatctatttattacgGGAGGATCAAAGAGTTCGTTTTGTTCTCCGTCAACATCCGCCAGAAGTCCGAAGTCGAATTGAGACTTTCCAAGA AGTCCTGGGTAACGTCACTAGTGCTATAATTAACGTTGACGAATATAAAGTTCATGAAAATCAAGACGGTTCCGTAGATAGAACGAAAACAGATTTATATTTGCACCTGGTGAATCGTCGGGACAATTCGATTCTCGAGGTATCCGAGGTCCTCGAATTGGTCGACAGGAACATCGAGAAACTCGACAATCTATTCAAGGAGTTCAACGTCCTCGATACGCAGCCAGCAAAGCCCGAACCGATTATACAGTACGAACAAGCTGGAACGACTTTCTGGCTTCTCACGTTGACCCTATTTCTAGGGGCTCTACTGATTCTGTGTGTCGCTTTATGTTTGTCCCAAAGGGCGTCTTTCCGAAGGCAATTGAAAGCGGCGAACGCATCACCGTTCG GTGCGTCGGACTCGGAATTTATTAGAAGTCCTGGTCGCGTTCCAAATACGAACAAACACAGCGTCGAAGGATCGAATCCAATATGGATGCACGCTTATGAAAACGAATGGTTTAAGAGCGACGAGTCATTCAGCCATACGTCCGAAAGAGATTCCCTCGACGAGAACGCACTTAATAATGAAGAGATGATGAATGAAGCTAATACAAACCAAAGAGCTGAGGATAAACCATATTACATAGAGCCAAGAGTTTCAACTATTTCTAG TGTGGAAAGTAtcgatattcaaaataattttaatagaaattcacCGATTTACTCAGGACAAAATACGATTGTTAATCCCCTAGGAAAGAAGATCGAAACAACGGAATTATAA